The Neisseria subflava genomic interval ATCACACAAAAATTTTCGCTTTCAGACGGCCAAAGCAACGTATAATAAACGGTTGATTCAAATACCTATCGCATTCAGGAGAACACATGAGCCTCAAGCAAAAAGTCATTGCCATCGACGGCCCCAGCGCATCCGGTAAAGGGACGGTTGCCTCACGCGTAGCCGAAGCCTTGGGTTTTCTTTACCTCGACTCCGGTGCGCTTTACCGCCTGACCGCACTTTACGCACAAAAACACAATGTTGCCTGGACAGATGAAGACACCGTCAGCACACTGACAGAAACTTTACCCGCACAATTTGAAGGCAGCGCCGTATTATTGAACGGCGAAGATGTATCCGAGCAAATCCGTACCGAAGCGATCGGCATGGGCGCATCTGCCGTCGCACAGTTGCCTAAAGTGCGTGCCGCCCTTTTGCAACGCCAACGCGACTTCCTAACTGAAAAAGGCTTGGTCGCCGACGGCCGCGATATTGGCTCGGTTATTTTCCCTGATGCCGCATTAAAAATTTTCCTGACCGCAAGTGCCAATGTCCGCGCCCAACGTCGTGCCAAACAACTCGGTATCCCATGCGAAGGCGTTGCATTCGAGCGTATTTTGTCGGACATTGAAGCGCGCGACGAAGCAGACCGCCGCCGCCCTGTTGCTCCGTTGAAACAGCTGCCCGACGCCCTGCTTTTAGACACTGATAACCTTTCTATCGAAGAAGCTGTAAAAAAAGTGCTTGATTGGTATCATAAAGTTTAAAATTTGGAGTATAATTGCGAAGTTTTCATTTCAGACGGCCTGTTAACCCTATAACAAGGCCGTCTGAAAACATTTTTCCCAACCTGCCGCGCCAAGGACGGCAGGTCATTTCAAACCTAACCCGCACCCCTTGGCGGTGTACCGAAAAGAGTATATATGACTATGGAAAATTTTGCCCAGCTGCTGGAAGAAAGCTTTACCCTGCAAGAGATGAACCCAGGTGAAGTGATTACTGCCGAAGTAGTCGGCATCGATCAAAACTTCGTTACCGTTAACGCAGGTCTGAAATCAGAATCTCTGATTGATGTTGCTGAATTCAAAAACGCTCAGGGCGAGATTGAAGTTAAAGTTGGCGATTTCGTTACCGTTACCATCGAATCTGTTGAAAACGGCTTCGGCGAAACCAAACTGTCCCGCGAAAAAGCCAAACGCGCTGCCGACTGGATCGCTTTGGAAGAAGCTATGGAAAACGGCGACATCCTGTCCGGCGTTATCAATGGCAAAGTCAAAGGCGGCCTGACTGTTATGATCAACAGCATCCGCGCATTCCTGCCGGGTTCTTTGGTTGACGTACGTCCTGTAAAAGACACTTCTCACTTCGAAGGCAAAGAAATTGAATTCAAAGTGATCAAACTGGACAAAAAACGCAACAACGTTGTTGTGTCCCGCCGCGCTGTTCTGGAAGCTACTTTGGGTGAAGAACGCAAAGCCTTGCTGGAAAACCTGCAAGAAGGTTCAGTTATCAAAGGTATCGTTAAA includes:
- the cmk gene encoding (d)CMP kinase, which encodes MSLKQKVIAIDGPSASGKGTVASRVAEALGFLYLDSGALYRLTALYAQKHNVAWTDEDTVSTLTETLPAQFEGSAVLLNGEDVSEQIRTEAIGMGASAVAQLPKVRAALLQRQRDFLTEKGLVADGRDIGSVIFPDAALKIFLTASANVRAQRRAKQLGIPCEGVAFERILSDIEARDEADRRRPVAPLKQLPDALLLDTDNLSIEEAVKKVLDWYHKV